One part of the Moorena sp. SIOASIH genome encodes these proteins:
- a CDS encoding adenosine kinase: MTENSQQSRPIDVFGVGNALVDILALVDDDFIREHDLNRGAMTLMDAQKQAMILHNLEHQHVSVELSSGGSAANTMIAIAQSGGKGFYSGKVSRDTNGEFYRQDLLEAGIDFDVHPAELSNGPTGTCVVLTTPDAERTMCTHLGVSTTLAPTDIDVERLSQCKYSYVEGYLWTGDDTRKACIEAMEQSKLKGVKSAFTFSDFFLVENFADDFRQLMTDYCDVIFCNAAEARHFCGLESLSDCAGKISELVDTAFITDGPNGCLVVENKTIFQVPGFPAKAVDTVGAGDAFAGGVLFGLTNGLTTKQAARWGNYFASKVVQTHGPRLEKSQAELVKEVVGSD; this comes from the coding sequence ATGACAGAAAACTCTCAACAGTCAAGACCTATTGATGTCTTTGGTGTCGGAAATGCTTTAGTAGATATTCTGGCACTGGTGGATGATGATTTTATCCGGGAACATGACCTGAATCGAGGGGCAATGACTTTGATGGATGCCCAAAAGCAGGCTATGATTCTACACAATCTTGAGCATCAGCATGTGTCTGTGGAACTAAGCTCAGGAGGCTCGGCTGCTAATACTATGATTGCGATCGCTCAAAGTGGTGGTAAAGGCTTCTATTCCGGTAAGGTCTCTAGAGATACCAATGGGGAATTTTACCGACAAGACTTATTGGAGGCAGGGATTGACTTTGATGTGCATCCAGCTGAGCTATCTAATGGTCCGACTGGTACCTGTGTGGTTCTAACTACGCCTGATGCTGAGCGTACTATGTGTACTCACCTGGGAGTATCTACTACTTTGGCTCCTACTGATATTGATGTGGAACGACTCAGCCAATGCAAATATAGCTACGTTGAGGGCTACCTCTGGACGGGGGATGACACTCGCAAAGCTTGTATTGAGGCGATGGAACAGTCCAAGCTTAAAGGAGTAAAGAGTGCTTTTACCTTTTCCGACTTCTTTCTAGTAGAGAATTTTGCTGATGATTTCCGTCAGCTGATGACAGATTATTGTGATGTGATCTTCTGTAACGCGGCAGAAGCACGCCATTTCTGTGGACTGGAATCCTTGTCTGATTGTGCTGGTAAAATTAGTGAGTTAGTGGATACAGCTTTTATCACTGATGGTCCTAATGGTTGTTTAGTGGTGGAAAATAAAACAATTTTCCAGGTGCCTGGATTCCCAGCTAAGGCCGTGGATACCGTAGGAGCTGGTGATGCGTTTGCCGGTGGTGTGTTGTTTGGACTCACCAATGGTTTGACCACTAAGCAAGCGGCACGTTGGGGAAACTATTTTGCTTCAAAAGTAGTACAAACTCATGGTCCGCGTCTGGAGAAATCTCAGGCTGAGTTGGTCAAGGAAGTTGTTGGTAGCGATTAA
- a CDS encoding 50S ribosomal protein L25/general stress protein Ctc — protein MNVTVECQKRPEGSKPRALRRSGLIPTVLYGHNGAESVSLTMTAKAAEDLLKTASVNNTLIELSIPDLSWNGPVLLREIQSHPWKNSLYHLSFFSVASQNKVEVVVPLKLVGEAVGVKQGGVLQQRLTTVKVQCPPDKIPETIDIDISNLEQGKMFYIYELVLPEGIQVMDDPKLSVLAITSK, from the coding sequence ATGAATGTTACTGTAGAATGTCAAAAGCGACCAGAAGGTAGTAAGCCGAGAGCTTTACGCCGTTCTGGCTTGATTCCCACCGTACTTTACGGTCACAATGGTGCAGAATCTGTATCCTTAACTATGACGGCTAAAGCAGCAGAAGACTTGCTTAAAACAGCCTCGGTTAATAATACCCTGATAGAGCTCTCTATTCCTGACCTTTCCTGGAATGGTCCAGTGCTCCTGCGGGAAATACAATCTCATCCTTGGAAAAATTCCCTTTACCACCTCAGTTTTTTCTCAGTGGCTTCTCAAAATAAAGTAGAGGTTGTTGTACCTCTTAAGCTAGTGGGAGAAGCCGTAGGAGTTAAGCAAGGTGGAGTTTTGCAGCAAAGGCTTACAACAGTGAAAGTGCAATGTCCCCCAGATAAAATTCCCGAAACCATTGATATTGATATATCAAATTTGGAACAGGGTAAGATGTTCTACATTTACGAGTTAGTCTTGCCAGAAGGGATCCAGGTTATGGATGATCCTAAATTAAGTGTTCTTGCTATCACTTCTAAATAA
- a CDS encoding adenylosuccinate synthase, with translation MANVVVIGAQWGDEGKGKITDLLSRSADVVVRYQGGVNAGHTVVVQGQTFKLHLIPSGILYPDTECIIGSGTVIDPEVLIAELDQLEALGISTKNLLISDIAHVTMPYHRLIDQASEERRGRQRIGTTGRGIGPTYADKSERAGIRVIDLIDPEVLVEKLTWTINYKNAILEKLYNLPPLDPAVVIKQYQEYAERLGSYVVDSSLKIYEAIEQKRNILFEGAQGTLLDLDHGTYPYVTSSNPVAGGACVGAGVGPTMIDRVIGVAKAYTTRVGEGPFPTEIHTREGELLCELGSEFGTTTGRRRRCGWFDAVIGRYAVRINGLDCLAITKLDVLDTFEEIKVCVAYEVDGELSREFPSSTSVFSRCQPVYKTLSGWQKSTAECRSLEDLPTEALDYLKFLAELMKVPIAVVSLGASRDQTIIVEDPIHGPKRALLDASGTPITSGV, from the coding sequence TTGGCTAACGTTGTTGTAATTGGTGCCCAGTGGGGCGATGAAGGAAAAGGCAAAATAACAGATCTGCTGAGTCGTTCAGCAGATGTAGTCGTCCGTTACCAGGGGGGCGTCAATGCTGGGCATACGGTTGTTGTTCAAGGTCAAACGTTTAAACTGCACCTGATACCTTCTGGAATTTTGTATCCGGATACAGAGTGTATTATTGGCTCCGGTACAGTTATTGACCCAGAAGTTTTAATTGCCGAACTTGACCAACTTGAAGCACTGGGCATTTCCACTAAAAATCTGCTGATTTCAGACATAGCCCATGTCACGATGCCTTATCATCGATTGATTGACCAAGCATCGGAAGAGCGCCGGGGTAGGCAGAGAATTGGTACCACGGGTCGTGGGATTGGTCCGACCTATGCGGATAAATCGGAGCGTGCTGGTATTCGGGTCATTGACCTGATCGATCCGGAAGTATTGGTAGAAAAGTTAACCTGGACGATTAATTACAAGAACGCTATTTTAGAGAAGCTCTATAATTTACCGCCCTTAGACCCAGCAGTTGTGATCAAGCAATACCAGGAGTATGCTGAACGGCTAGGCTCCTATGTGGTCGATAGTTCCTTGAAGATTTATGAGGCGATTGAGCAAAAACGCAATATTCTGTTTGAAGGCGCTCAAGGGACACTGCTAGATTTAGATCATGGGACGTACCCCTATGTAACCTCTTCCAATCCAGTTGCTGGGGGAGCTTGTGTGGGTGCTGGTGTAGGACCGACAATGATCGATCGGGTGATTGGTGTGGCAAAAGCTTACACAACCAGAGTCGGAGAAGGACCGTTTCCCACAGAGATTCACACTCGAGAAGGAGAGTTACTTTGTGAGCTAGGATCAGAATTTGGGACAACCACCGGTCGCCGCCGCCGTTGTGGCTGGTTTGATGCCGTCATTGGTCGCTACGCTGTTCGGATTAATGGTCTTGACTGTCTAGCGATCACCAAACTGGATGTACTCGATACCTTTGAAGAAATTAAGGTCTGCGTCGCCTATGAAGTTGACGGTGAACTCAGTCGGGAATTTCCTAGCAGTACTAGCGTATTTTCCCGATGCCAGCCCGTTTACAAAACCCTATCCGGTTGGCAAAAATCTACTGCTGAATGTCGGTCTTTAGAGGATTTACCCACCGAAGCCTTGGATTATCTTAAATTCCTGGCAGAACTGATGAAAGTTCCCATTGCAGTGGTTTCCTTAGGAGCCAGCCGTGACCAGACAATTATTGTGGAAGACCCAATCCACGGTCCAAAGCGAGCACTATTGGATGCTAGCGGTACACCGATAACTTCGGGAGTTTGA
- a CDS encoding response regulator transcription factor: MKILLVEDDILLAENLSEALTNQRYVVDMVTNGEIACQQSQMLDYDLMVLDLTLPKLDGFGVCRKLRAQGNQMPILMLTGRDTTNDKVKGLDAGADDYLVKPVDLPELFARIRALLRRGQSIAPPVLQWGDLRLDPSTYEVSYDHQLIHFTRKEYSLLEFFLRNGRRVLTRSVIIEHVWSFENPPEEETVNAYIKSLRRKLRLAGAPRDLIETVHSVGYRLKQLSAEPEE, translated from the coding sequence ATGAAAATTTTGTTAGTGGAAGATGATATTCTCCTTGCTGAAAATTTATCCGAAGCCCTCACCAACCAGCGTTACGTGGTTGATATGGTTACCAATGGGGAAATTGCTTGCCAGCAATCCCAAATGCTTGATTATGACTTGATGGTGCTAGATCTGACTCTGCCCAAGCTTGATGGCTTTGGTGTTTGTCGAAAATTGCGAGCCCAAGGCAATCAAATGCCGATTCTAATGTTGACGGGTCGCGATACCACTAATGATAAAGTCAAGGGTCTAGATGCAGGGGCTGATGATTATCTAGTTAAGCCAGTTGACTTACCAGAATTATTTGCTCGGATTCGGGCTCTGCTGCGCCGAGGTCAATCTATCGCACCACCAGTGCTTCAGTGGGGGGATTTGCGTCTTGACCCGAGTACCTATGAAGTAAGCTATGATCACCAACTTATCCACTTTACCCGTAAGGAGTATAGTTTACTCGAATTTTTCCTGCGCAACGGTCGGCGGGTACTGACTCGTAGCGTGATTATCGAGCATGTCTGGTCTTTTGAAAACCCTCCCGAAGAGGAGACGGTCAACGCTTACATCAAAAGTTTGAGGCGCAAACTGAGATTAGCTGGTGCACCCAGAGATTTGATTGAAACCGTTCACAGTGTGGGCTATCGCCTTAAACAGTTAAGTGCTGAACCAGAGGAGTAA
- a CDS encoding DNA topoisomerase (ATP-hydrolyzing): MAKQLNLMGNSNVIPTALHLEMQRSYLEYAMSVIVGRALPDVRDGLKPVHRRILYAMHELGLTPDRPYRKCARVVGDVLGKYHPHGDQAVYEAMVRLVQDFSTRYPLLDGHGNFGSVDNDPPAAMRYTETRLSPVGAQALLSEIGEATVDFIDNFDSSQQEPVVLPAQLPVLLLNGCSGIAVGMATNIPPHNLAEIVDGLIALIDRPNLADEKLWELIPGPDFPTGGEIVSAEGIRDAYTTGRGSIPIRGITKLETIQVGRGKRGQRRAIVVSELPYQVHKAAWIEKVAALVNQGRIEGISDIRDESDREGMRVVVELKRDAQRSAVLQQLYKQTPLQTNFGAILLTLVDGQPRQLTLRELLESFISFREQTLTRQYTYEQSQKERRLHLVDGLLASLNQLDAMIDILRNAPDGTTAKLSLQNQLNLSEIQAEAILAMPMRRLTGLEREKLQTERDQLSERLEQLHQLLNDRRELLKALKKDLRSLKRKYGDPRRTRINSIALTEEQLEQPTDPQHRSRKSAQPQKTADLLPNAPTEPEQTLLEFSYQGYVQRQSATTQPKLPQSIKQGEDFVVEAKLLLTTQELMVITGSGKAYPVKIRDIPPAAGRKQGIPLVKLLPNSVQSETVVAHFRLPDDLENFTLVLLTHQGKMKRVLVSELTKLTNRGMLLTKFRNDDQLQYANLSTTAAQVVVATSNGRLLRFEINDKQLPIMGRSAQGNQALRLKGQEKLVGCVVLGEEENLLLVSEQGYGKRLPVQAIRLANRGDLGTQALQFKTAKDVLVSMVRDSIANEVMVVTSVGGKRLAMESVPIWGKDGTGDRIAQLKPEEKIISVTPLVQHLTV, from the coding sequence ATGGCAAAACAGCTGAACCTAATGGGAAACAGTAATGTCATTCCCACAGCCCTACATTTGGAGATGCAACGGTCATATCTTGAATATGCCATGAGTGTGATTGTGGGGCGTGCTTTACCTGATGTCCGTGATGGGCTTAAGCCCGTACATCGACGTATTCTATATGCGATGCACGAATTAGGGTTAACCCCAGATCGACCATACCGCAAATGTGCTCGTGTGGTTGGGGATGTGTTGGGTAAATATCACCCCCACGGTGACCAAGCGGTGTATGAAGCCATGGTGCGGTTAGTCCAAGACTTTTCGACCCGCTATCCCCTCCTTGACGGTCATGGCAATTTTGGTTCGGTGGATAATGATCCACCAGCAGCCATGCGTTACACTGAAACCCGACTCTCTCCGGTGGGCGCTCAAGCCCTATTGTCAGAAATTGGGGAAGCAACAGTTGATTTTATCGACAACTTTGATAGCTCCCAGCAAGAGCCAGTGGTACTCCCGGCACAATTACCGGTCTTGTTGCTCAATGGTTGCTCTGGCATTGCTGTGGGCATGGCAACCAATATTCCTCCTCACAATTTGGCAGAGATAGTAGATGGCTTGATTGCTCTGATTGACCGTCCCAATTTAGCAGATGAAAAACTTTGGGAATTAATTCCCGGACCCGATTTTCCCACTGGGGGGGAAATTGTTTCAGCTGAGGGGATTCGGGATGCCTATACTACCGGTCGTGGCAGTATACCGATTCGAGGCATCACCAAGCTTGAAACCATTCAAGTCGGTCGAGGGAAACGGGGGCAACGTAGGGCAATTGTAGTGAGTGAGTTGCCCTATCAGGTCCATAAGGCAGCTTGGATTGAAAAAGTAGCAGCTTTGGTCAATCAAGGGCGTATAGAAGGGATTAGCGATATCCGAGATGAAAGCGATCGCGAAGGGATGCGGGTGGTGGTGGAACTCAAACGAGATGCTCAGCGATCAGCGGTGCTCCAGCAGTTGTATAAGCAAACTCCCCTGCAAACAAACTTTGGTGCTATCCTGCTGACCTTGGTAGACGGACAACCCCGACAACTTACCCTGCGGGAGTTGTTAGAATCATTTATTAGCTTCCGAGAACAGACTCTAACCCGCCAATATACCTATGAGCAGTCCCAGAAAGAAAGACGTCTTCACCTGGTAGACGGGTTACTGGCTAGCCTCAATCAGCTGGATGCCATGATTGACATTCTCAGAAATGCTCCTGATGGTACCACCGCTAAGCTTTCCCTGCAAAACCAGTTAAACTTAAGTGAAATCCAGGCTGAAGCAATTCTGGCCATGCCCATGCGACGGCTAACTGGCTTAGAACGAGAAAAGTTACAGACCGAGCGTGATCAACTTTCGGAGCGCCTGGAACAGCTGCACCAATTACTCAATGATCGGCGGGAATTGCTCAAAGCCCTCAAGAAAGATTTGCGATCGCTTAAACGGAAGTACGGTGATCCTCGCCGTACCAGAATCAACTCTATTGCTTTAACTGAAGAACAGTTAGAACAACCAACAGACCCTCAACACAGGAGTAGGAAATCTGCTCAACCCCAAAAAACTGCTGATCTCCTACCTAATGCTCCAACTGAGCCAGAACAAACACTTCTAGAATTTAGCTACCAAGGGTATGTACAGCGGCAGAGTGCCACAACACAGCCAAAATTACCCCAGTCAATTAAACAAGGGGAGGACTTTGTAGTTGAGGCTAAGCTGTTGCTCACTACACAAGAATTAATGGTAATCACTGGTTCTGGCAAAGCCTACCCAGTCAAAATTAGAGATATTCCACCAGCAGCTGGACGCAAGCAGGGTATTCCCTTGGTAAAGTTGCTGCCAAATTCGGTTCAATCAGAAACAGTTGTGGCTCACTTTAGGCTGCCAGATGACCTAGAAAACTTCACCCTAGTTTTGCTGACTCACCAAGGTAAAATGAAGCGTGTCTTAGTGTCTGAGTTGACAAAACTAACGAACCGTGGTATGTTGCTTACCAAGTTCAGAAATGACGATCAGCTACAGTATGCCAACCTATCTACTACAGCTGCACAAGTGGTGGTAGCAACCAGTAATGGAAGGCTGTTGCGCTTTGAGATTAATGACAAACAGTTACCGATTATGGGACGCAGTGCTCAAGGAAATCAAGCCTTGCGCCTCAAGGGTCAAGAAAAGCTGGTTGGCTGCGTTGTTCTAGGGGAAGAAGAAAACCTCTTACTGGTGTCTGAGCAGGGCTATGGAAAGCGCCTCCCCGTGCAGGCGATCAGGTTGGCTAATCGGGGAGACCTGGGAACTCAAGCACTACAGTTTAAGACCGCTAAAGATGTTTTGGTCAGCATGGTCAGGGATTCCATCGCTAATGAGGTCATGGTAGTGACTTCCGTTGGCGGTAAGCGTTTAGCTATGGAATCGGTGCCGATTTGGGGAAAAGATGGCACAGGCGATCGCATTGCCCAACTCAAGCCCGAGGAAAAAATTATCAGTGTTACTCCTCTGGTTCAGCACTTAACTGTTTAA
- a CDS encoding response regulator translates to MKTVLIVEDDPINARVFSKILSKRGGLNVKHTEDVEEVMQIAQAGEADIILMDVSLAHSVYQGKSVDGIKITQMLKADAETSQLPIILVTAHAMEGDRENFLKQSGADDYISKPVVDHQQFVNQIMALLPQDN, encoded by the coding sequence ATGAAAACCGTTCTGATTGTCGAAGATGATCCGATTAATGCTCGTGTTTTTTCCAAGATTCTCAGTAAGCGGGGCGGTTTGAATGTAAAGCATACTGAAGATGTAGAAGAAGTAATGCAGATAGCCCAAGCTGGGGAGGCAGACATTATTTTGATGGATGTTTCCTTAGCTCATAGTGTTTATCAGGGTAAATCAGTAGACGGCATTAAGATTACCCAAATGCTTAAGGCTGATGCTGAAACGTCCCAACTGCCGATTATTCTGGTCACTGCTCATGCGATGGAAGGGGATCGAGAAAACTTCCTTAAGCAAAGTGGTGCCGATGACTACATCTCCAAACCCGTTGTTGACCATCAACAGTTTGTTAATCAGATCATGGCTCTATTGCCCCAGGACAATTAA